A window of Planctomycetota bacterium genomic DNA:
TTTTTTCGAAGGCCCCGAGGCCGAGGCGTTTAACCGGCGTTTCCGCACCATCGGCATCTGCTTAATCGGTGACCTCGACGACGCTCCGATGACCGAATCTCAAGAACGCGAGCTGGTCTGGTTGGTACGTCAGCTCTCCGAGCGGTACGGCATCCCCGCCGACCGCGTTTTCGTGGACGCGGGCAGTGACGGGGACGGGTCGGCCAAGCATTTCCCGTACGCGGCTTTCCGGGATCAGATTACGCTCGGCAGCAGCGTGCCGGTCGCCCAAGCTTACTGAACGGGCTTTTCAAATTTACCGTGTTCCGGGGTTTGCTCTTGACCGGAGTAGGTTTTCCTAAATTCACGACCACGGACAAGCCGATCGCACCGCGTCAAACTCGGGTAAATCCCATCCGTCTGGTTGGAGATCGTCGCATCCCCGGCTATGCTCCATGCATACGTTCCATCCGGTTATACCGGACAACTCGATCCGGACCCCCTGGGCCTCGGAACTCCGTGTCTCACCACGCGTCGGCGATAGCTGCGTTCGTGAAACTCGCTTGGGAATGATCCCGGCTGCGACAATGGCACGGCAGACGTCCGCGGTTCCGAGCTTCGCCGATGACGAATTTCCATCAAATCGCAGGGTACGACGTCATTGAGACGCTGGGCAAGGGTGCGGGAAGCACGCTTTATTCAGCTCGAGATCGGCACGGCGCTCCGTTCGCACTCAAGCGGGTTACGAAGAAGACGCCGCACGATCAGAGGTATCTCGATCAGGCCCTCGCGGAACACCAGATCGCGAGCAAGTTTGATCACCCCCAGCTTCGCAAGAGCATCAAGGTGATCAAGCTGCGGGAACTGATCCGCGTCAGCGAGATCGTGGTGGTGATGGAGTTGGTGCTGGGCAAAACGCTCGAAGAGTGGCGGCCGGACTCCATGCTGGTGAACTGCCGCATTTGCCGAGCGGTCGCGGGCGCTCTGAAGTTCATGCACGACCAAAACTACGTGCACGCGGACATCAAACCCAACAACATCATGGTCACGCACGACGGCCAGGTGAAGATCATTGATTTCGGGCAGAGCTGCCCGAAAGGAACGGTTAAAGAGCGGATCCAGGGCACGCCCGACTACATCGCTCCCGAACAGGTCAAGCGTCAAGCGATCACCGAACAGACCGACGTCTTCTGCCTGGGCGCGACGATGTACTGGATGTTCACCGACAAGAACGTGCCCACCGCGTTCACCCGGCGCAACCAGCAGAACGCCGGCGTTCAACTCAAGACCGATGATTACAAGAAGATCACGCCGCCCATCGAACTGAATCCCAACGTCAGTCCCGCGCTGTCCTCGTTAGTGATGGACTGCGTCCAGCGTAAGCCGGAGGACCGGCCTCAGGGTATGCAGGTCGTGATCGAGAGGCTGGACATGGCCATCGCGCAGATCGAGCGAAACCGGCGGGCCGCGATGGCCGCGACCAAAGCGGCGGATGCCACGCCTC
This region includes:
- a CDS encoding serine/threonine-protein kinase, with the protein product MTNFHQIAGYDVIETLGKGAGSTLYSARDRHGAPFALKRVTKKTPHDQRYLDQALAEHQIASKFDHPQLRKSIKVIKLRELIRVSEIVVVMELVLGKTLEEWRPDSMLVNCRICRAVAGALKFMHDQNYVHADIKPNNIMVTHDGQVKIIDFGQSCPKGTVKERIQGTPDYIAPEQVKRQAITEQTDVFCLGATMYWMFTDKNVPTAFTRRNQQNAGVQLKTDDYKKITPPIELNPNVSPALSSLVMDCVQRKPEDRPQGMQVVIERLDMAIAQIERNRRAAMAATKAADATPPTPDRDATSTAGLDDTDAIDAAQRQAS